In Paenibacillus guangzhouensis, a single window of DNA contains:
- a CDS encoding ABC transporter permease, with protein sequence MVQLRRLWKEKYLFLLLLPGLIYFIVYRYVPMLGNVIAFQDFSPFQGFLHSDWVGMKHFMKIFEDKEVVRVIWNTLYLSFLQILFAFPASIILSLLLNEVRNAKFKRIVQSIVYLPHFLSWVVVIGIATVFLKTNGVVNQLLHSVFGMEPIAFMQEPGWFMPLIVLEVIWKETGWGTIIFLAALAGVSPALYEAAIVDGANRWRQIWHITLPAIRSTIVILLILRLGSVLDVGFEQIFLMLNPLNKEIGNVLDTFVYFKGIEQSDFSFATAVGLFKSFVGLVLIVGANRLAKRFGEEGVY encoded by the coding sequence ATGGTTCAGCTCAGAAGATTGTGGAAGGAAAAGTACCTATTTTTATTATTATTGCCGGGGCTCATCTATTTTATTGTGTACCGGTACGTGCCGATGCTCGGTAACGTAATCGCGTTTCAAGATTTTAGTCCATTCCAGGGGTTCCTGCATAGTGATTGGGTGGGCATGAAGCATTTCATGAAGATTTTCGAAGATAAAGAAGTGGTTCGCGTTATTTGGAACACGCTCTATCTTTCATTTTTGCAAATATTATTCGCGTTTCCGGCTTCGATTATCTTGTCTCTCTTATTAAATGAAGTACGCAACGCGAAGTTCAAACGAATTGTTCAATCCATTGTGTATTTACCGCATTTCTTATCTTGGGTCGTCGTGATCGGAATTGCGACGGTGTTCCTCAAGACGAATGGCGTCGTGAATCAGCTGCTTCATTCTGTGTTTGGTATGGAGCCTATTGCTTTCATGCAAGAGCCGGGCTGGTTCATGCCCTTGATCGTCTTGGAGGTTATCTGGAAGGAAACCGGATGGGGTACGATCATTTTCCTCGCTGCGCTTGCAGGTGTCAGCCCTGCGCTCTATGAGGCTGCTATCGTAGATGGAGCGAACCGATGGAGACAAATCTGGCACATCACACTGCCGGCGATTCGCAGCACGATTGTCATACTATTGATTCTCCGTCTTGGCAGCGTGCTTGATGTTGGCTTCGAACAGATTTTCTTGATGCTGAACCCGCTGAATAAAGAAATCGGCAACGTGCTCGATACATTCGTCTATTTCAAAGGGATCGAACAGTCGGATTTCAGCTTCGCGACTGCGGTCGGCTTGTTCAAATCATTCGTAGGACTCGTGCTCATCGTAGGTGCGAATCGTCTCGCGAAGCGCTTCGGAGAAGAAGGAGTATACTAG
- a CDS encoding helix-turn-helix domain-containing protein, protein MRKALQLKQLSHSTFRKLLIYFIAIIMLFVAFSLFSLTLYQRNIQNEIIQYNSENLKFTTRNFEQYFELINSLLVNFYVNNTNLQELDAKNFKYVSASKVIDDLRETIGNSQLHLYNLLVFDEQHGMVLDSLRGADEEKMISRFYHHFQYNLDFWKESLAAQQSFFMLPATNFTNVYDPSVPSESPLVFPLLVKSKLIPNYAMLALIDAKSINTAFHQSINSNFYILDKQGQPLFVTNNTDEKALPALPTDQSWILMDHNYYFYQQGSTSGYTYVNIVPADALSAQYTKLHITLITLLVVSIIISVIASVVFSMRFNNPVQKIIDTIRDLNHKDLVADHRNQFDFIRENIGMLIQSHQQTSSDLSQKTSLLQHYDIMNQLKKIRGSHRQEEAGAPKNQAPFRFILFQFSPNKRYYEAFRMSVERSTHFMAEYVSQIVHKESPQSLIFQTEPNQIVLLHYLKDTEPEAEQSAQFETHLIRIKQLLEADKEYGFYSIAVSSLYPHTAQVTQAYEEALLRIKHRPFDDSTIILRDEPIHSERLLYTNHFEQELHLHLQEGNVQQAWHILDRTLAQLQKKNPSMYHYNKFLEEMTDKVLRIVYSLQLDAEPLAQEAAARLPVYTMKDLEQYFKDLIESACQFIRDHKEVIDPIVRFVQDYLANHYAEAVTLDIVADKLKITPSYLSTYYKEKTGTNFVDAVNKYRVEQASTLLLHTDLFVQEIAVQTGFLNISSFNRVFKKFTGITASDYRRNASRVYEPEEDFPA, encoded by the coding sequence ATGCGAAAAGCGCTTCAACTTAAACAACTGTCCCATTCTACCTTTCGAAAACTATTAATCTATTTCATCGCCATTATTATGCTGTTCGTGGCGTTCAGTTTGTTCTCGTTAACGCTGTATCAACGGAACATCCAGAACGAGATCATTCAATATAATAGTGAGAACTTGAAGTTCACGACGCGCAACTTCGAGCAATATTTCGAATTGATTAATAGTCTGCTGGTCAATTTCTATGTCAATAACACCAATCTTCAAGAATTAGATGCAAAGAATTTCAAATATGTTAGCGCTTCCAAAGTAATTGATGACTTGCGCGAAACAATCGGCAACTCCCAGCTCCACCTCTATAACCTGCTTGTATTCGACGAGCAGCATGGGATGGTGCTGGATTCGCTGCGCGGCGCAGATGAGGAGAAGATGATTAGCCGCTTCTATCATCATTTTCAATACAACCTGGATTTCTGGAAGGAATCGCTCGCTGCGCAGCAATCCTTCTTCATGTTGCCTGCGACGAACTTCACAAACGTATATGACCCGTCAGTTCCATCAGAATCGCCGCTCGTCTTTCCCCTGCTCGTCAAGAGCAAGCTGATTCCGAACTACGCGATGCTCGCCTTGATCGATGCGAAGAGCATTAACACGGCATTTCATCAATCGATCAATAGCAATTTCTATATCCTGGACAAGCAAGGACAGCCGCTCTTCGTCACCAACAATACGGATGAGAAGGCACTCCCGGCCCTACCTACAGATCAGTCTTGGATCTTAATGGATCACAATTATTATTTCTACCAACAAGGGAGTACTTCGGGTTATACCTATGTCAACATCGTTCCCGCGGACGCGCTATCCGCGCAATATACGAAACTTCATATTACGTTAATTACGCTGCTCGTAGTCTCCATCATCATTAGCGTCATTGCGTCGGTCGTGTTCAGTATGCGATTCAATAACCCTGTCCAGAAAATTATTGATACGATTCGCGACTTGAATCATAAGGATCTGGTCGCCGATCATCGAAACCAGTTCGACTTCATTCGCGAAAATATCGGGATGCTCATTCAATCCCATCAACAGACGTCAAGCGACCTAAGCCAAAAGACCTCCCTTCTACAGCACTACGACATCATGAATCAACTCAAAAAAATCAGAGGCAGTCATCGGCAAGAAGAAGCTGGTGCTCCGAAAAATCAAGCGCCTTTCCGCTTCATCTTATTCCAGTTCTCGCCGAATAAACGCTATTATGAAGCGTTTCGGATGAGCGTCGAACGGAGTACGCATTTTATGGCGGAATATGTGAGTCAGATCGTCCACAAGGAATCACCGCAGTCTCTTATTTTCCAGACGGAACCGAATCAAATCGTACTCCTTCATTACTTGAAGGACACGGAGCCGGAAGCGGAGCAGAGCGCACAGTTCGAGACGCATTTGATCCGTATTAAGCAACTGCTCGAAGCTGACAAAGAATACGGATTCTACTCCATCGCTGTAAGTTCGCTATACCCGCACACGGCCCAGGTGACGCAAGCCTATGAGGAGGCACTCCTGCGGATTAAACATCGTCCGTTCGATGATTCGACGATTATTCTAAGGGATGAACCGATACACAGCGAACGGCTGCTATATACGAACCATTTCGAGCAAGAGCTTCATCTGCACTTGCAGGAAGGCAATGTCCAGCAAGCCTGGCATATTCTCGACCGAACACTCGCACAACTGCAGAAGAAGAATCCAAGCATGTATCATTACAACAAGTTCCTAGAAGAGATGACGGACAAAGTACTGCGGATCGTCTATTCGCTCCAGCTCGATGCCGAGCCTCTCGCACAAGAAGCAGCCGCACGTCTGCCGGTCTATACGATGAAGGATCTGGAGCAGTACTTCAAAGATCTGATCGAATCCGCTTGTCAGTTCATCCGTGATCATAAGGAAGTCATCGATCCCATCGTACGGTTCGTACAGGACTACCTCGCGAATCATTATGCTGAAGCTGTCACGCTGGATATCGTAGCGGACAAACTTAAGATTACGCCAAGCTACTTATCCACCTACTATAAGGAGAAGACGGGAACGAATTTCGTGGATGCGGTCAATAAATATCGCGTCGAGCAAGCAAGCACCCTCCTCCTGCATACGGATCTCTTCGTTCAAGAGATTGCTGTTCAGACCGGGTTCCTGAATATCAGTTCCTTCAATCGGGTGTTCAAGAAATTCACAGGCATTACTGCGAGTGATTATCGTCGCAACGCTTCCCGCGTCTATGAGCCTGAAGAAGACTTTCCCGCGTAA
- a CDS encoding carbohydrate ABC transporter permease, whose protein sequence is MIRSNSGLGRAADIINYCVLILIGIAMLFPFYYMVIVSFSSYADFVQQDMLLWPKTWVLDAYEFILGSKVLFRSIGVTIFVTVAATLFSLLLTAMMAYALARNIMGQRYFLFMILFTFVFSAGIIPTYLVVKETHLLDSFWALIIPSAINSFNLIVMRQFFLSIPNELSEAALIDGANDLQIFSRVILPLSKPSLAAFGLFYAVSNWNAYFNAILYISDPAKWTVQVVLRQIVVLGQTKATLSDAAQMAMAQNPPPTETVGMAAILIATIPILVVYPFLQKHFAKGVMLGAVKG, encoded by the coding sequence ATGATTAGATCGAATAGCGGATTAGGCAGAGCAGCGGATATCATCAATTACTGTGTGCTCATTCTTATCGGAATCGCGATGCTCTTTCCATTCTATTATATGGTGATTGTATCCTTTTCCTCCTACGCGGATTTCGTGCAGCAGGATATGTTATTATGGCCGAAGACATGGGTATTAGATGCCTATGAATTTATACTTGGCTCCAAAGTGTTGTTCCGATCCATCGGGGTTACGATATTCGTGACCGTGGCTGCGACCTTGTTCAGCCTGCTGTTGACTGCGATGATGGCCTATGCGCTTGCTCGCAATATTATGGGTCAACGGTACTTCTTATTTATGATTTTGTTCACTTTTGTCTTCAGTGCGGGGATTATCCCTACGTATCTCGTCGTCAAAGAAACGCATTTGCTAGATTCCTTCTGGGCTTTAATTATCCCTAGTGCGATTAACTCGTTCAACTTGATCGTGATGCGGCAGTTTTTCTTAAGCATTCCGAATGAACTCTCGGAAGCCGCACTCATCGACGGAGCGAATGATCTCCAGATTTTTAGCCGAGTGATTCTGCCATTATCGAAGCCCTCTCTGGCTGCTTTTGGATTGTTCTATGCGGTATCGAACTGGAATGCTTACTTCAATGCCATTCTCTATATTAGCGATCCGGCGAAGTGGACGGTGCAGGTCGTCTTGCGGCAAATTGTCGTATTAGGTCAGACGAAGGCAACGCTGTCCGACGCGGCGCAAATGGCGATGGCTCAGAATCCGCCTCCAACAGAGACTGTGGGGATGGCGGCAATCTTGATCGCGACCATACCGATCCTCGTCGTCTATCCGTTTCTGCAAAAGCATTTTGCGAAAGGGGTGATGCTCGGGGCTGTAAAAGGGTAA
- a CDS encoding phosphatase PAP2 family protein: protein MSRVFNWLLQREKRVFLWINGRLHHKFLNFILYYITHLGGATLTICITSVLAILAPHPWNRVGLQSLIALGLSHIPVAIIKKLYPRIRPHLAHPQTNTFRKPLVDHSFPSGHSTAIFSMLVPMMIQFPALTLVLLPLALIVALSRIYLGLHYPSDCFAGAFIGTLFAVITVSCWPASILA from the coding sequence ATGAGCCGTGTTTTCAATTGGTTGTTGCAGCGTGAGAAACGGGTATTCCTATGGATAAACGGCCGCTTGCATCATAAATTTCTGAACTTCATCTTGTACTACATCACGCATTTAGGCGGTGCAACGCTAACGATCTGCATCACCTCCGTGCTAGCGATTCTGGCACCTCATCCATGGAATCGGGTCGGCCTGCAATCCCTGATCGCACTTGGGCTCAGTCACATTCCTGTGGCCATTATCAAAAAATTATATCCACGTATTCGCCCGCATCTCGCACATCCGCAGACGAATACATTTCGCAAACCGCTGGTCGATCATTCATTTCCATCGGGTCATTCCACGGCTATCTTCTCAATGCTCGTGCCGATGATGATTCAGTTCCCGGCGCTTACACTCGTACTACTGCCGCTGGCGCTCATCGTTGCGTTATCGCGAATCTATCTCGGGCTTCATTACCCATCGGATTGCTTCGCCGGTGCCTTCATTGGTACCTTGTTCGCGGTAATTACCGTATCGTGCTGGCCAGCTTCGATTTTAGCTTGA